A genomic window from Micromonospora violae includes:
- a CDS encoding TetR/AcrR family transcriptional regulator: MTRRAAEIRLDALLRTACDVIVERGLANTRTADVANAAGVSQALVFYHFATKERLLAQAFAYAVEQDLARLDAVTRSSAAPLTKLRRILKLYTPAGRATSWSMWIDGWSESLRTPELEKVSRRLDLRWRQDLAAVISAGVADGTFQCADPDGAAWRISAVMDGLAVQLAVHDRVISRRQFGEWVRLVTARELGLDPADLD; the protein is encoded by the coding sequence GTGACGAGACGTGCGGCCGAGATCCGCCTGGATGCCCTGCTGCGCACCGCCTGTGACGTGATCGTGGAGCGCGGTCTGGCCAACACCCGGACGGCGGACGTGGCGAACGCCGCGGGCGTGAGTCAGGCGTTGGTCTTCTACCACTTCGCCACCAAGGAGCGGCTGCTCGCGCAGGCCTTCGCGTACGCCGTCGAACAGGACCTGGCCCGACTGGACGCGGTGACCCGCTCCTCGGCCGCGCCCCTGACGAAGCTCCGCCGGATCCTCAAGCTCTACACCCCGGCCGGGCGGGCGACCTCCTGGTCGATGTGGATCGACGGCTGGTCCGAGTCGCTGCGTACCCCCGAGTTGGAGAAGGTCTCCCGCCGACTCGACCTGCGCTGGCGGCAGGACCTGGCCGCGGTGATCTCCGCCGGGGTGGCCGACGGCACCTTCCAGTGCGCCGACCCCGACGGGGCCGCCTGGCGGATCAGCGCGGTGATGGACGGCCTCGCCGTCCAACTCGCCGTGCACGACCGGGTGATCTCCCGCCGACAGTTCGGCGAGTGGGTCCGGCTGGTCACCGCCCGGGAGCTCGGCCTGGACCCGGCCGACCTGGACTGA
- a CDS encoding M36 family metallopeptidase, giving the protein MPQPEWSPPMSRRRRRLIAILATTATVAALLPTGASTAAPTGGAAPTERRSGPFAEGHAPADADNRTGTAAPDARQRGLARAVDPDVRWNRLGTPQALGPGRTPLASGLPADPEAAARAYLVANRDLFGMDAATVARMERVLVRPIGSGTVVTLRQRFGDLPAGPDGLVTLAIADGAVLSVSSSLARDTDAPAPATRTAEQAYAAALADAALTPDAVASHTVRPVAVPTPLDGPRAAYEVTMIGADTEHPAAFTSYVDGGTGQVLVREDLVDYDSDNPSWAVFPATPPRDLGPGQDPRVRWCGDPTPGCQAAFRDPATGQPWDVDAGTGTPTFTSRGNSANTVLSWGANTPVVAAPTSPERRYEYPFTDQWHQARCNPAVFTSAQRNDADASIANLFAMHNRMHDWSYQLGFTESAWNLQAVNLTPSGLGGDAEQGRAQQGALSGNRNNANQGTPRDGLPPTTNMYLWQPQAGGPYPPCVDGDYDMTVIGHEYTHAITNRMIAGPDSGISGHQGGAMGESWGDLLAAEYLFQHGLRAPGETPFITGGYVTGNLVSGIRNYDLSRSPLNYSDIGYNTAGPAVHADGEIWGATNFRVRSALVKRYGLGTPQRQLDCALGKVAADQCPGNRRWSQLVFDSFLLQAASQVSMLDMRDNMITADLLRFGGANQDLIWAEFARSGMGRDAATNGAADTDPTPSFASPRGGNATLTLRPRGDSADAPIRVYVGAYEARAVPVADTDPATPIPDTVELVAGTYDLLAVAPGFGHQRLSVVAKAGQNGYVDLRMSRNLASAASGATITGDGVNLDRVVDDTEATNWASLDGVAGRQLTVALPGDAPQTVKRVNVSAMLRPAITGDADTGAQNALSALRSFAVSACNATTTDCADPARWQRIYTSAADAFPGGAYRAYSRDINLRTFAVPTTRATHLRLEVLASQCTGGPHYAGEQDDDPATTTDCATASPARNQVRIAEFQAFSK; this is encoded by the coding sequence GTGCCACAACCGGAGTGGTCACCCCCGATGAGCCGGCGTCGACGCCGGCTCATCGCCATCCTGGCGACAACGGCGACGGTCGCCGCGCTGCTCCCCACCGGCGCAAGCACGGCGGCCCCCACCGGCGGCGCCGCCCCCACCGAGCGCCGGTCCGGGCCGTTCGCCGAAGGGCACGCGCCCGCCGACGCCGACAACCGCACCGGTACGGCGGCACCCGACGCCCGCCAACGCGGCCTGGCCCGCGCCGTCGACCCCGATGTCCGGTGGAACCGGCTCGGCACTCCCCAGGCGCTCGGCCCCGGCCGCACCCCGCTGGCCAGCGGACTGCCCGCCGACCCGGAGGCCGCCGCCCGCGCCTACCTGGTCGCCAACCGCGACCTGTTCGGGATGGACGCCGCCACGGTCGCCCGCATGGAACGGGTGCTGGTCCGGCCGATCGGCAGCGGCACCGTGGTCACCCTCCGGCAACGCTTCGGCGACCTGCCCGCCGGGCCGGACGGCCTGGTCACCCTCGCGATCGCCGACGGCGCGGTGCTCTCGGTCAGCTCCTCGCTGGCCCGCGACACCGACGCGCCGGCGCCGGCCACCCGCACCGCCGAGCAGGCGTACGCTGCCGCGCTCGCCGACGCCGCACTCACCCCCGACGCGGTGGCCAGCCACACCGTCCGGCCGGTGGCCGTGCCCACCCCGCTGGACGGGCCCCGGGCCGCCTACGAGGTGACCATGATCGGGGCGGACACCGAGCACCCGGCGGCGTTCACCAGCTACGTGGACGGCGGCACCGGGCAGGTGCTGGTCCGCGAGGACCTCGTCGACTACGACTCCGACAACCCGAGCTGGGCGGTCTTCCCGGCCACCCCACCCCGCGACCTCGGCCCCGGGCAGGACCCCCGGGTGCGCTGGTGCGGTGACCCGACCCCCGGCTGCCAGGCCGCCTTCCGCGACCCGGCCACCGGCCAGCCGTGGGATGTCGACGCGGGCACCGGCACACCGACCTTCACCTCGCGCGGCAACTCGGCCAACACGGTGCTGTCCTGGGGTGCGAACACCCCGGTCGTTGCCGCCCCCACCAGCCCGGAACGCCGCTACGAGTACCCCTTCACCGACCAGTGGCACCAGGCCCGGTGCAACCCGGCGGTGTTCACCTCCGCCCAGCGCAACGACGCGGACGCGTCGATCGCCAACCTCTTCGCCATGCACAACCGGATGCACGACTGGTCGTACCAGTTGGGCTTCACCGAGTCGGCGTGGAACCTCCAGGCGGTCAACCTCACCCCGTCCGGGCTGGGCGGTGACGCCGAGCAGGGCCGCGCCCAGCAGGGCGCGCTGAGCGGCAACCGCAACAACGCCAACCAGGGCACCCCGCGCGACGGGCTGCCACCGACCACCAACATGTACCTCTGGCAGCCGCAGGCCGGCGGACCGTACCCGCCGTGCGTGGACGGCGACTACGACATGACGGTGATCGGCCACGAGTACACCCACGCGATCACCAACCGGATGATCGCCGGCCCGGACAGCGGGATCAGCGGCCACCAGGGCGGCGCGATGGGTGAGTCGTGGGGCGACCTGCTCGCCGCCGAGTACCTCTTCCAGCACGGGCTGCGCGCGCCCGGCGAGACGCCCTTCATCACCGGCGGCTACGTCACCGGCAACCTGGTCAGCGGCATCCGCAACTACGACCTGAGCCGCAGCCCGCTCAACTACTCCGACATCGGCTACAACACCGCCGGCCCGGCCGTGCACGCCGACGGGGAGATCTGGGGCGCCACCAACTTCCGGGTCCGCTCCGCCCTGGTCAAGCGGTACGGCCTCGGCACCCCGCAGCGGCAGCTCGACTGTGCGTTGGGGAAGGTCGCGGCCGACCAGTGCCCGGGCAACCGGCGGTGGTCCCAGCTGGTCTTCGACTCGTTCCTGCTCCAGGCCGCCAGCCAGGTCAGCATGCTCGACATGCGCGACAACATGATCACCGCCGACCTGCTGCGCTTCGGCGGCGCGAACCAGGACCTGATCTGGGCCGAGTTCGCCCGCTCCGGCATGGGCCGCGACGCCGCCACCAACGGCGCCGCCGACACCGACCCGACGCCGAGTTTCGCCTCACCGCGCGGCGGCAACGCGACGCTCACCCTGCGTCCGCGCGGAGACAGCGCCGACGCGCCGATCCGGGTGTACGTGGGGGCGTACGAGGCACGGGCCGTACCGGTGGCCGACACCGACCCGGCGACCCCGATCCCGGACACCGTGGAGCTGGTGGCCGGCACGTACGACCTGCTCGCCGTGGCCCCCGGCTTCGGCCACCAGCGGCTCAGCGTGGTCGCCAAGGCCGGCCAGAACGGGTACGTCGACCTGCGGATGAGCCGCAACCTCGCCTCCGCCGCGTCCGGCGCGACCATCACCGGCGACGGGGTCAACCTGGACCGGGTCGTCGACGACACCGAGGCGACGAACTGGGCCTCCCTGGACGGGGTCGCCGGCCGGCAGCTCACCGTGGCGCTGCCCGGGGACGCCCCGCAGACGGTCAAGCGGGTGAACGTCAGCGCGATGCTGCGCCCGGCGATCACCGGCGACGCCGACACCGGCGCCCAGAACGCGCTCAGCGCGCTGCGCTCGTTCGCGGTGTCCGCGTGCAACGCGACGACCACCGACTGCGCGGACCCGGCGCGCTGGCAGCGCATCTACACCAGCGCGGCGGACGCGTTCCCCGGCGGGGCGTACCGGGCGTACAGCCGGGACATCAACCTCCGGACGTTCGCGGTGCCCACCACCCGTGCCACCCACCTGCGACTCGAGGTGCTGGCCAGCCAGTGCACCGGCGGCCCGCACTACGCGGGCGAGCAGGACGACGACCCGGCCACGACGACGGACTGCGCGACCGCCAGCCCGGCCCGCAACCAGGTCAGGATCGCCGAGTTCCAGGCGTTCTCGAAGTGA
- a CDS encoding ATP-binding cassette domain-containing protein: MITLRGLTKRFGSTVAVDTLTVDITPGRVTGFLGPNGAGKSTTFRMILGLDRPTAGQALVGGRAYRELRRPLHEVGALLDARAIHPARSGRAHLRAMAHSNGIPLRRVDEVLDTVGLDGRAAAKPGRTLSLGMGQRLGIAGALLGDPPVLMFDEPVNGLDPDGVRWVRQLTRSLADEGRTVFVSSHLMSEMQLTADQLVVIGRGRLLADAPIGEVLSRSTVAVRVRSPHPDGLAALAARLTAAGATVEAADRTELSVTGVTPDQVGDLAHQLGVRLHELSAHAASLEQAFMELTADSVEYAGGPIEGGQR, encoded by the coding sequence ATGATCACATTACGTGGGTTGACGAAACGGTTCGGGTCGACCGTCGCGGTCGACACCCTGACCGTCGACATCACGCCCGGCCGGGTCACCGGCTTCCTCGGCCCCAACGGCGCCGGCAAGTCCACCACCTTCCGGATGATCCTCGGGCTGGACCGTCCCACCGCCGGGCAGGCCCTGGTCGGTGGGCGGGCGTACCGGGAGCTGCGCCGACCACTGCACGAGGTGGGCGCGCTGCTCGACGCCCGGGCCATCCACCCGGCCCGGTCCGGTCGGGCGCACCTGCGGGCCATGGCGCACAGCAACGGCATCCCGCTGCGCCGCGTCGACGAGGTGCTGGACACCGTCGGCCTGGACGGACGGGCCGCCGCCAAGCCGGGGCGGACGCTCTCTCTCGGCATGGGCCAGCGGCTCGGCATCGCCGGCGCGCTGCTCGGCGACCCGCCGGTGCTGATGTTCGACGAACCGGTGAACGGCCTCGACCCGGACGGGGTGCGCTGGGTACGGCAGCTGACGCGCTCGCTGGCCGACGAGGGGCGGACCGTTTTCGTCTCCAGTCACCTGATGAGCGAGATGCAGCTCACCGCCGACCAGCTCGTGGTGATCGGCCGGGGACGACTGCTCGCCGACGCGCCGATCGGCGAGGTGCTCTCCCGCAGTACGGTCGCGGTCCGGGTCCGCAGCCCGCACCCGGACGGGCTGGCCGCCCTCGCCGCGCGCCTCACCGCCGCCGGGGCGACCGTCGAGGCGGCCGACCGGACCGAGCTGAGCGTCACCGGCGTCACCCCGGACCAGGTCGGCGACCTGGCCCACCAGCTCGGTGTACGACTGCACGAGCTGAGCGCGCACGCCGCGTCGTTGGAGCAGGCGTTCATGGAGCTGACCGCCGACAGCGTCGAGTACGCCGGTGGCCCGATCGAAGGTGGGCAACGATGA
- a CDS encoding GNAT family N-acetyltransferase, whose product MEPLDTVLTAHRAYLLGWNIGVAGGSDLPTYRSDVPHAPLNGVLRVAGRTPQDALAEARRRLHGVPRVWWVGPDSDAGTADGLVALGAAQVARMPIMTVGIGEAADVPTPAGVHIAESTDLATFVTAYARVSGIPADGVPATVEREKAFTGDGMVHRLVGHLDDGRVVATAVAWISHGLVTLYFVGTQPEQRRRGIGAAMTRAALDLAAERGVRTAALTSSAAGESVYRSLGFRPVGEFRLLTF is encoded by the coding sequence ATGGAGCCTCTCGACACGGTGCTGACCGCGCACCGGGCGTACCTGCTCGGTTGGAACATCGGTGTCGCCGGGGGCTCAGACCTCCCGACCTACCGCAGTGACGTGCCGCACGCACCTCTCAACGGCGTGCTGCGGGTGGCCGGGCGCACGCCACAGGACGCGCTCGCCGAGGCCCGGCGGCGCCTGCACGGCGTACCCCGGGTCTGGTGGGTTGGCCCGGACAGCGACGCCGGCACGGCGGACGGCCTGGTCGCCCTCGGCGCCGCGCAGGTCGCCCGCATGCCGATCATGACCGTGGGGATCGGGGAAGCAGCCGACGTTCCGACTCCGGCCGGCGTGCACATCGCCGAGAGCACCGACCTCGCCACGTTCGTCACGGCCTACGCCCGGGTGTCCGGAATTCCGGCGGACGGCGTGCCGGCGACAGTCGAACGAGAGAAGGCGTTCACCGGCGACGGCATGGTGCATCGGCTGGTCGGCCACCTCGATGACGGTCGGGTTGTCGCCACGGCCGTCGCCTGGATCAGCCACGGTCTGGTCACGCTCTACTTCGTCGGCACCCAGCCGGAGCAGCGCCGCCGGGGCATCGGCGCGGCGATGACCAGGGCCGCGCTCGATCTGGCCGCTGAACGGGGCGTCCGCACCGCCGCCCTCACCTCGTCGGCGGCCGGTGAGTCGGTCTACCGCAGCCTCGGTTTCCGGCCGGTGGGCGAGTTCCGTCTGTTGACATTTTGA
- a CDS encoding response regulator yields the protein MIRAGVRAILASDPDIEVVAEAGDGHAAVELVRAHRPRVALLDIRMPRLDGLAAAAEIRRVAPDTATIMLTTFGEDDHVARALGHGASGFLLKAGDPRELIAGVHAVADGGAYLSPRVARRVIELGAGRLARRPAARDRTAGLTEREREVLALVGAGLSNAEIARRLHLVEGTVKSYLTSIFTRLDVRNRVQAAILAYEAGLVDG from the coding sequence ATGATCCGGGCCGGCGTCCGGGCCATCCTGGCCAGCGATCCCGACATCGAGGTGGTCGCCGAGGCCGGCGACGGGCACGCGGCGGTGGAGTTGGTCCGTGCCCACCGGCCGCGGGTCGCGCTGCTGGACATCCGGATGCCGCGGCTGGACGGGTTGGCCGCCGCCGCCGAGATCCGCCGGGTCGCGCCGGACACCGCGACGATCATGCTCACCACGTTCGGTGAGGACGACCATGTGGCCCGGGCGCTGGGGCACGGTGCCAGCGGTTTCCTGCTCAAGGCCGGCGATCCGCGTGAGCTGATCGCCGGTGTGCACGCGGTCGCCGACGGTGGGGCGTACCTGTCGCCGAGGGTGGCCCGCCGGGTGATCGAGCTGGGGGCTGGCCGGCTGGCCCGTCGACCCGCCGCACGTGACCGTACGGCCGGGTTGACCGAGCGGGAACGGGAGGTGCTGGCCCTGGTCGGGGCGGGCCTCTCCAACGCCGAGATCGCCCGCCGGTTGCACCTCGTGGAGGGCACCGTGAAGAGTTACCTGACCAGCATCTTCACCCGTCTGGACGTACGCAACCGGGTGCAGGCGGCGATCCTCGCGTACGAGGCGGGGTTGGTGGACGGCTGA
- a CDS encoding ABC transporter permease subunit yields the protein MSAQTDTKTRPAIAPAGGAPAAFRAAVAAEWTKLSSVRSSWWTALAGLLVMAASAGQLAIYAANDNTNDDPTDDRGIVTVGSVLIDSVELTQYVVLALGLLAITAEFTSGTIRTTLQCTPSRGRVLLAKAVVAGAVTFALGLLLGGVGVLVARPVLGEWGSAPAAATIGDIVRVAIYLALVGVLALGLGAALRSAVLTLTVLLATLMIVPLSLQEPDIDVLNRIADVFPGVAGGHFLVGDTEPYPRLVGLLLLAGWAGAALLLGRTALRRRDA from the coding sequence ATGAGCGCACAGACCGACACGAAAACCCGTCCCGCCATCGCGCCGGCCGGCGGTGCGCCGGCTGCCTTCCGCGCGGCGGTGGCTGCCGAGTGGACCAAGCTCTCCTCCGTGCGGAGCAGCTGGTGGACGGCGCTGGCCGGGCTGCTGGTGATGGCCGCGAGCGCCGGCCAACTGGCCATCTACGCCGCGAACGACAACACCAACGACGACCCGACCGACGACCGGGGGATCGTCACCGTCGGCAGCGTGCTGATCGACTCGGTCGAGCTGACCCAGTACGTGGTGCTGGCGCTGGGCCTGCTCGCGATCACCGCCGAGTTCACCAGTGGCACCATCCGTACGACGTTGCAGTGCACTCCGTCGCGCGGTCGCGTCCTGCTGGCCAAGGCCGTGGTCGCCGGCGCGGTCACCTTCGCGCTCGGGTTGCTGCTCGGCGGCGTCGGCGTCCTGGTCGCCCGGCCGGTGCTCGGCGAGTGGGGCAGCGCCCCGGCCGCCGCCACGATCGGCGACATCGTGCGCGTCGCCATCTACCTGGCGCTGGTCGGCGTCCTCGCCCTGGGCCTCGGCGCCGCGTTGCGCAGCGCGGTGCTCACCCTCACCGTGCTCCTGGCCACCCTGATGATCGTGCCGCTGTCCCTCCAGGAGCCGGACATCGACGTGTTGAACCGGATCGCCGACGTGTTCCCCGGCGTGGCCGGCGGGCACTTCCTGGTCGGCGACACCGAGCCGTACCCGCGCCTGGTCGGGCTGCTCCTGCTCGCCGGGTGGGCCGGCGCGGCGCTGCTGCTGGGCCGGACCGCGCTGCGTCGCCGCGACGCCTAG
- a CDS encoding TIGR03086 family metal-binding protein, with translation MELLEAYRRSLAEFVDRVDQIEPGQWSDPTPCSDWDLRTLVNHVVTEDRWSVPLLAGRTIDEVGDRFDGDQLGDDPIATAREAAAQSEIAATHPGTLDRTVHLSGGDAPATEYLQQLLAEHLVHGWDVAVAIGVQPRLDPDAVHAAAQWFAGQIDAYRRDNLVRTGVEVPADADEQDHLLAAFGRDPNWAPSS, from the coding sequence ATGGAGCTCCTGGAGGCGTACCGCCGCAGTCTGGCCGAGTTTGTCGATCGGGTGGACCAGATCGAGCCCGGCCAGTGGTCCGACCCGACCCCCTGCTCGGACTGGGACCTCCGCACACTGGTCAACCACGTGGTGACCGAGGACCGGTGGAGCGTTCCGCTGCTGGCCGGCCGGACCATCGACGAGGTCGGCGACCGGTTCGACGGTGACCAGCTCGGCGACGACCCGATCGCGACGGCGCGGGAGGCCGCCGCGCAGTCCGAGATCGCCGCCACCCACCCCGGCACGCTCGACCGCACCGTGCACCTCTCCGGCGGCGACGCCCCGGCCACCGAGTACCTCCAGCAGCTCCTCGCCGAACACCTCGTACACGGATGGGACGTGGCGGTGGCGATCGGCGTGCAGCCGCGCCTCGACCCGGACGCGGTGCACGCCGCCGCCCAGTGGTTCGCCGGCCAGATCGACGCCTACCGGCGCGACAACCTGGTCCGCACCGGGGTAGAGGTGCCCGCCGACGCCGACGAGCAGGACCACCTGCTGGCCGCCTTCGGCCGCGACCCCAACTGGGCGCCGAGCAGCTGA
- a CDS encoding class I SAM-dependent methyltransferase, whose product MSELSSAFVRLHARLAPVPFVPEVRLHQADEPIGLWELTEGQFSSDRPPPFWAFAWAGGQALARYVTDHPELVAGRRVLDLASGSGLVAIAAARAGAASVRAVEVDELAVAAVALNAEVNGVRVDAEFGDILDGDAGDAEVVLAGDVFYSAEMARRVLRFLLRATRAGAPALVGDPDRAFLPRDRFDEVAAYDVPVPEALESVRVKRTTVWRLRAGLPEASS is encoded by the coding sequence GTGTCCGAGCTCTCCAGCGCGTTCGTCCGGCTGCACGCCCGGCTGGCCCCGGTCCCCTTCGTTCCCGAGGTGCGGCTGCACCAGGCGGACGAGCCGATCGGGCTGTGGGAGCTGACCGAGGGCCAGTTCTCCAGCGACCGGCCGCCACCGTTCTGGGCGTTCGCCTGGGCCGGCGGGCAGGCCCTCGCCCGCTACGTGACCGACCACCCGGAGCTGGTCGCCGGCCGCCGGGTGCTCGACCTCGCCTCCGGCTCCGGCCTGGTGGCCATCGCCGCCGCCCGCGCCGGCGCGGCGTCCGTGCGGGCCGTCGAGGTGGACGAGCTGGCGGTGGCGGCGGTCGCCCTCAACGCCGAGGTCAACGGGGTACGCGTCGACGCCGAGTTCGGCGACATCCTCGACGGTGACGCCGGGGACGCGGAGGTGGTGCTCGCCGGGGACGTCTTCTACAGCGCGGAGATGGCCCGCCGGGTCCTGCGGTTCCTGCTGCGCGCCACCCGGGCCGGCGCGCCGGCGCTGGTCGGTGACCCCGATCGGGCGTTCCTGCCCCGAGACCGCTTCGACGAGGTGGCCGCGTACGACGTGCCGGTGCCGGAGGCGCTGGAGAGCGTGCGGGTGAAGCGCACCACCGTCTGGCGGCTGCGGGCCGGGCTGCCGGAGGCGTCCAGCTAG
- a CDS encoding winged helix-turn-helix domain-containing protein, with product MVRRLNGLGTLVICTDLAELQAMIGGPVIGGPARLPTTASTPAAAPPVGAAGQISLGDLTIDPLEHRVTWRGKPLALTRLERNLLTQLATAPVGVWTYERLFESVWGCAFLGDTSILHSAVKRLRRKLRAADDTLRVHTVRGIGYRLTVD from the coding sequence ATGGTCCGACGCCTGAACGGCCTCGGCACTCTGGTGATCTGCACCGACCTCGCGGAGTTGCAGGCGATGATCGGCGGACCGGTCATCGGTGGGCCGGCCCGGCTCCCCACCACCGCGTCCACGCCCGCCGCCGCTCCACCTGTCGGCGCGGCCGGCCAGATCAGCCTCGGTGACCTCACCATTGACCCGCTTGAGCACCGGGTGACGTGGCGCGGGAAGCCGCTGGCCCTGACCCGACTCGAGCGCAACCTGCTCACCCAACTCGCCACCGCACCGGTCGGCGTCTGGACGTACGAGCGGCTCTTCGAATCGGTGTGGGGCTGCGCGTTCCTCGGCGACACGTCGATCCTGCACTCGGCCGTGAAGCGGCTACGCCGCAAACTGCGCGCCGCCGACGACACCCTGCGGGTGCACACCGTACGGGGAATCGGCTACCGGCTCACCGTCGACTAA
- a CDS encoding polysaccharide deacetylase family protein produces the protein MSATTTRRIPAVATLLALLALTGCAVGSGHPAHARQITAASPTASAPSPTPSASPSPTAKPPFKSLAWYVSQVPTFPEAPPPQPVPLPSTGSAAFWHRVPTEQKVAFITIDDGGLARPPGVIDFIWEARIPVTMFLNSPAAAEHTDYFRQIEAVGGVVENHTIRHNSLAGRSYDYQKREICGGADRLEGLFGKRPTLFRPPFGEHDSTTLKAAHDCGAKAVLHWTETVHEGKVRYQTPEKVVQPGDVLLMHFRPALMDDLLAALKAIHRAGLTPALLEQYVR, from the coding sequence GTGTCAGCCACCACCACCCGTCGAATCCCTGCCGTCGCAACGCTTCTGGCCCTGCTGGCGTTGACTGGCTGCGCAGTCGGCTCCGGCCACCCGGCCCACGCCCGGCAAATCACCGCGGCCTCGCCGACCGCGTCCGCACCGTCCCCGACCCCGTCGGCGTCGCCGTCACCGACCGCGAAACCCCCGTTCAAGAGCCTGGCCTGGTACGTGTCGCAGGTGCCGACGTTTCCCGAAGCGCCGCCGCCGCAACCGGTGCCACTGCCCAGCACCGGTTCGGCCGCGTTCTGGCACCGCGTGCCGACCGAGCAGAAGGTCGCTTTCATCACCATCGACGACGGTGGGCTGGCCCGCCCACCAGGGGTGATCGACTTCATCTGGGAGGCGCGCATCCCGGTCACGATGTTCCTCAACTCTCCGGCGGCGGCCGAGCACACCGACTACTTCCGGCAGATCGAGGCGGTGGGCGGGGTCGTGGAGAACCACACCATCCGCCACAATTCGCTGGCCGGCAGGTCGTACGACTACCAGAAGCGGGAGATCTGCGGTGGCGCCGACAGGTTGGAGGGGCTGTTCGGCAAGCGGCCCACCCTGTTCCGGCCGCCGTTCGGCGAGCACGACAGCACGACACTGAAGGCCGCGCACGACTGCGGCGCGAAGGCGGTTCTGCACTGGACCGAGACCGTCCACGAGGGGAAGGTGCGCTACCAGACCCCGGAGAAGGTGGTCCAACCCGGTGACGTGCTGCTGATGCACTTCCGGCCGGCGCTGATGGACGACCTGCTCGCGGCGTTGAAGGCGATCCACCGGGCGGGGCTCACCCCGGCACTGCTGGAGCAGTACGTACGGTGA
- a CDS encoding cytochrome P450 encodes MLFRSWAQVSDPAWPDVARVPDHVGGSHLVVTRHALVRQVLADPVTYRPDNALDAVTPMPVTALRVLAGHRFRLPPTLANNSGASHPQIRAIVAEALHPTRVTAQRPWLTALVRDRAARLDATLDTGAPVDLYADLAADLPLLVLARLVELPDAPVGAVKEFARAALELFWAPLDGDRQVALAAEVGRFHRVLRDFAAVGGGLAAELRAAGHPPDVVVGALFFLLVAGQETTSQFLTLLLHRLAGEPAVRAGLRTGEVAVADVVEEGLRLEPPIVTWRRVAATASTLGDTEVPAGSSLLLWLGRAGRDPAVVESPHEFRPGQRGSRRHLAFGAGAHRCVGDVLARMEAAVVVTEAAPLLDDVSVLRAPWCPDNLTFRMPDAFVVRRHPGTTPG; translated from the coding sequence GTGCTGTTCCGCAGCTGGGCGCAGGTGTCCGACCCCGCATGGCCGGACGTGGCCCGGGTGCCGGACCACGTCGGCGGCTCCCACCTGGTCGTGACCCGGCACGCGTTGGTCCGCCAGGTCCTCGCCGACCCGGTCACCTACCGGCCGGACAACGCGCTGGACGCGGTGACACCGATGCCGGTGACCGCGTTGCGGGTGCTCGCCGGGCACCGGTTCCGACTGCCGCCGACCCTGGCGAACAACTCGGGTGCCAGCCATCCGCAAATCCGGGCGATCGTCGCGGAGGCGTTGCACCCCACCCGGGTCACCGCGCAGCGGCCCTGGCTCACCGCGCTGGTCCGCGACCGGGCCGCCCGGCTCGACGCCACGCTCGACACCGGTGCGCCGGTCGACCTGTACGCGGACCTCGCCGCCGACCTGCCGCTGCTGGTGCTGGCCCGGCTGGTCGAGCTACCCGACGCACCGGTGGGCGCGGTCAAGGAGTTCGCCCGCGCCGCGCTGGAGTTGTTCTGGGCGCCACTGGACGGCGACCGGCAGGTGGCGCTCGCCGCCGAGGTGGGCCGGTTCCACCGCGTACTGCGTGACTTCGCGGCCGTCGGTGGCGGGCTGGCCGCCGAGCTGCGCGCGGCCGGGCACCCGCCGGACGTGGTGGTCGGCGCGCTCTTCTTCCTGTTGGTCGCCGGGCAGGAGACCACCTCGCAGTTCCTCACTCTGCTGTTGCACCGGTTGGCCGGCGAGCCAGCGGTGCGGGCCGGCCTGCGCACCGGCGAGGTCGCGGTGGCCGACGTGGTCGAGGAAGGGCTGCGGCTGGAGCCGCCGATCGTCACCTGGCGGCGGGTGGCGGCGACGGCGAGCACGCTGGGCGACACGGAGGTGCCGGCGGGCAGCAGTCTTCTGCTGTGGCTGGGCCGCGCCGGTCGGGACCCGGCGGTCGTGGAGTCGCCCCACGAGTTCCGTCCGGGCCAGCGTGGATCACGCCGACATCTGGCGTTCGGGGCGGGCGCGCACCGCTGCGTCGGGGACGTGCTGGCCCGCATGGAGGCGGCCGTGGTGGTGACCGAGGCCGCGCCACTGCTGGACGACGTGAGCGTCCTACGTGCGCCCTGGTGCCCGGACAATCTCACCTTCCGGATGCCGGACGCGTTCGTGGTCCGCCGCCACCCGGGGACAACACCGGGCTGA